Proteins from one Mycteria americana isolate JAX WOST 10 ecotype Jacksonville Zoo and Gardens chromosome 1, USCA_MyAme_1.0, whole genome shotgun sequence genomic window:
- the ILDR1 gene encoding immunoglobulin-like domain-containing receptor 1, which translates to MAPRGRCWWALLLAWLPAGCLSLLVTVQDVERYTTLFATVVLKCDYSTSAQLQDVVVTWRFKSFCKDPIFDYYSVSYQAGLALGQDPSDDCNDSQRKVRIVIQKYGQKEPVLGIDYQQRKITIQNRADLVISEVMWWDHGVYYCTVEAPGDTSGDADKEVKLIVLHWLTVLLISLGGLLLLLLIGVCWCQCCPQYCCCHIPCVCCPTRCCCNEEVLARHRFMKQAQALAPWMSPNMFYGGGDRNSQLSSYQLNPLLQQDVSLQNSLPLVQPQAQLSPNKGVLDYLESEIQNLNMSQLRPPSHQRQALQPSLLSSLGSEIMPPPLADHVSSIHGSSNSSRPQRAAQTPRPWDSAAEDRRENRRWPLPSSGDSHSSYSREPWDRQREDHPQRQRTGGYNGRPQHSRRDVSPPRQAERGKSSSSSCSFYPEEAKEHSSHHHGLRQEPARRQDYQHHTRRSNNSGQRRHSYSPPSRRGSWSSSEEQVRRPATNRRRRHQSREWPEDKPPSYRSLEVIPGRDNKHKGSAGPRSDRGSSHSGRSIVI; encoded by the exons ATGGCCCCGCGCGGGCGCTGCTGgtgggctctgctgctggcctggCTGCCGGCCG GTTGCCTCTCCCTCCTGGTGACAGTGCAGGATGTGGAGCGTTACACCACCTTATTTGCCACTGTCGTCCTCAAGTGTGACTATAGCACCTCAGCACAACTGCAGGATGTGGTGGTGACCTGGCGCTTCAAATCCTTCTGCAAGGACCCCATCTTTGACTACTACTCAGTCT CATACCAGGCTGGTTTAGCTCTTGGCCAGGACCCATCTGACGACTGCAATGACAGCCAGCGAAAGGTGCGCATTGTCATCCAGAAATATGGGCAGAAGGAGCCTGTGCTGGGTATCGACTACCAGCAACGAAAGATCACCATTCAGAACC GGGCAGACCTTGTCATCAGTGAGGTCATGTGGTGGGACCATGGCGTGTACTACTGCACTGTGGAAGCACCAGGAGATACCTCAGGTGATGCGGACAAAGAAGTTAAGCTGATTGTTCTCC ACTGGCTCACAGTACTCCTCATCAGTCTCGgtggcctcctcctccttctgctgaTTGGAGTATGCTGGTGCCAATGCTGCCCCCAGTATTGCTGCTGCCACATCCCATGTGTCTGCTGCCCAACCCGGTGCTGCTGTAATGAGGAAG TACTGGCACGGCATCGGTTCATGAAGCAGGCTCAGGCACTTGCCCCTTGGATGTCACCCAACATGTTCTATGGAGGTGGTGACAGGAACTCGCAACTTTCCTCTTACCAGCTGAACCCTCTACTGCAACAAG ATGTGTCTCTGCAGAACAGTCTTCCACTTGTGCAGCCACAAGCTCAGCTTTCCCCTAACAAGGGTGTTCTGGACTATCTGGAGTCTGAAATCCAAAACCTTAACATGTCACAGCTCCGGCCACCCTCCCACCagcggcaggctctgcagcccagcttgCTGTCCTCCCTGGGCTCCGAGATCATGCCACCTCCTCTCGCTGATCACGTCTCCTCCATCCATGGGAGCAGCAACTCCTCACGGCCACAGAGAGCTGCCCAGACCCCCAGACCCTGGGActctgcagcagaggacaggAGGGAAAACCGGAGGTGGCCCTTGCCTTCCAGTGGGGATTCTCATTCCAGCTACAGTCGGGAGCCCTGGGACAGGCAGCGAGAGGACCATCCTCAGAGGCAGAGGACAGGCGGCTACAATGGCAGGCCGCAGCACTCCAGACGGGATGTGTCACCCCCACGCCAGGCTGAGAGgggcaagagcagcagcagcagctgcagtttctATCCAGAGGAGGCCAAGGAGCACTCCAGCCACCATCATGGCTTGAGACAGGAGCCTGCAAGGAGGCAAGACTACCAGCACCACACCAGGAGGAGCAATAACTCAGGTCAGCGGCGGCACAGCTACTCTCCCCCTTCTCGCCGGGGCTCATGGAGCTCCTCAGAAGAGCAAGTCCGTCGCCCAGCGACAAACCGCAGGCGGCGGCACCAGTCTCGGGAATGGCCGGAAGATAAACCCCCCAGTTATCGCTCATTAGAAGTCATCCCAGGTCGGGACAACAAGCACAAAGGCAGCGCAGGGCCACGCTCG